The Candidatus Binatus sp. genome window below encodes:
- a CDS encoding glycoside hydrolase family 36 protein, with protein MTNALLSRIELRFLDAAGHARALDLPAPFGARESSVVADGLAISARLEPALGGAVVRATVANRGVDPVRLTSAIFEVSTGFAPSAPARFFKHGYQSWSASGGCDVGASQENHPRDTALFLIRLMHQSEPARPPEFPEADTSELFTIVESRSAAARVLAGFIGAATSLSTLTVSSPEKIIARAILDDVTLAPAAHRELDPLFIAAADESAARLAARWAGLAGRWMNARVSAPFQRGWCSWYHYFDAITEDALRANIKSLEAMRSEFPLDVIQLDDGFQSALGDWDTTNAKFPGGLKKIAGEIRAAGFKAGLWTAPFLAARDSRLMLDHPDWFIMHAETGEPVRAGYNANWTKSNDAFAYALDPSNPAFLEHLRRLFAKLTRELGYSYLKLDFLYAAAAPGRRHDPNLTRGETLRHGLEAIRAGAGDDAFILGCGCPIGQAVGVVDGMRIGPDVSPFWGSTASGAVDPSTVYALDAIIARSFMHRRLWLNDPDCLMLRARETLLSADERAALAATIVASGGMLLISDDMGILDAEAGKLFRAAAQISTEIDSNAAREPVLALDLMAAGDVRGLIAETAGGAGAIAMLLNRGDSPAPVDTSELKLGAAEIDALDLAGSEKIEVLSTIDLPPHSARMLRLKR; from the coding sequence GTGACGAACGCACTCCTGTCGCGAATCGAACTCCGCTTCCTCGACGCCGCCGGCCACGCGCGCGCGCTCGATCTTCCCGCGCCCTTCGGTGCGCGCGAATCGAGCGTCGTCGCCGACGGCCTCGCAATCTCCGCCCGTCTCGAACCCGCACTCGGCGGCGCCGTCGTTCGCGCAACCGTCGCCAATCGCGGCGTCGATCCGGTTCGACTCACGTCTGCGATCTTCGAAGTCTCGACCGGCTTCGCGCCGTCCGCCCCGGCCCGATTCTTCAAGCATGGATACCAATCGTGGAGCGCCTCGGGCGGCTGCGATGTAGGCGCGTCGCAAGAAAACCATCCGCGCGACACCGCCCTTTTCCTCATTCGGCTCATGCACCAGAGCGAACCGGCTCGCCCGCCTGAATTCCCCGAGGCGGATACTTCTGAGCTTTTCACGATTGTCGAAAGCCGCAGCGCCGCGGCGCGCGTCCTGGCCGGATTCATCGGAGCCGCCACTTCGCTTTCGACCCTCACCGTGTCGAGCCCTGAAAAAATAATCGCACGCGCGATCCTCGACGATGTAACTCTCGCGCCGGCCGCGCATCGCGAACTCGACCCGCTGTTCATCGCCGCCGCCGATGAGTCCGCCGCGCGGCTGGCCGCGCGATGGGCCGGCCTGGCCGGACGATGGATGAACGCGCGGGTCAGCGCGCCGTTTCAGCGCGGATGGTGCTCCTGGTACCACTACTTTGACGCGATCACCGAGGACGCGCTGCGCGCCAATATCAAATCGCTCGAAGCGATGCGCTCCGAGTTTCCGCTCGACGTGATCCAACTCGACGACGGCTTTCAGTCCGCGCTCGGCGACTGGGATACCACCAACGCCAAATTTCCGGGCGGGCTGAAAAAAATCGCCGGCGAAATTCGCGCCGCCGGCTTCAAAGCCGGGCTGTGGACAGCGCCGTTTCTTGCCGCCCGCGACTCGCGCTTGATGCTCGATCATCCCGACTGGTTTATCATGCACGCGGAAACCGGCGAACCGGTTCGCGCCGGCTACAACGCGAACTGGACGAAGAGCAACGACGCGTTCGCCTACGCGCTCGACCCGAGCAACCCGGCGTTTCTCGAGCACCTCCGCCGTCTGTTCGCGAAGCTCACCCGCGAGCTGGGCTACTCGTATTTGAAACTCGATTTTCTTTACGCGGCCGCGGCGCCCGGCCGGCGTCACGATCCAAATCTCACGCGCGGCGAAACCTTGCGCCACGGCCTCGAGGCGATTCGCGCCGGCGCCGGCGACGACGCGTTCATCCTCGGATGCGGCTGCCCGATTGGCCAGGCGGTCGGCGTCGTGGACGGGATGCGCATCGGCCCCGACGTTTCCCCGTTTTGGGGCTCAACCGCTTCTGGAGCGGTCGACCCGTCCACCGTCTATGCGCTCGACGCGATCATCGCGCGCAGCTTCATGCATCGGCGTCTATGGCTGAACGACCCCGACTGTTTGATGCTGCGGGCGCGCGAAACCCTCCTCAGCGCCGACGAGCGCGCAGCGCTGGCCGCGACCATCGTCGCCAGCGGCGGGATGCTCCTCATCTCCGATGACATGGGCATCCTCGACGCCGAAGCGGGAAAATTGTTTCGCGCAGCCGCGCAAATCAGCACTGAGATCGATTCCAACGCGGCGCGCGAACCGGTACTCGCGCTCGACCTGATGGCCGCGGGCGACGTCCGCGGCCTGATCGCTGAAACCGCCGGCGGCGCCGGCGCGATCGCGATGCTCTTGAATCGCGGCGACTCGCCCGCACCAGTGGATACATCCGAACTGAAGTTGGGCGCCGCCGAGATTGACGCGTTAGATCTCGCGGGCAGCGAGAAAATTGAAGTACTCAGTACTATCGATCTCCCGCCGCACTCCGCGCGCATGCTGCGCCTCAAGCGCTAG
- a CDS encoding nucleotidyltransferase family protein: MAAEITTAVLLAAGRGKRLGALTAETPKTMLDIAGSPLISHITDALAAAGLTHFIVVVGYLSEQIEGWAKTWQRENPEIKITTVRQAELNGTGGAMLAAKAHLAGVARFVFGWGDILMDRANYPRFIHHARIEEYDLMLAVNRVKDPFRGAAVYVTPHMIVERLDEKPAPGTATTQWNNAGLFASSQIIFDYLARLQPSVRGELEIPGAIAQMIADGRVVRAVDMRGFWSDVGTAEDLETARAWFKPKRKRR; encoded by the coding sequence ATGGCGGCGGAAATTACTACGGCGGTCCTGTTGGCGGCGGGGCGCGGCAAACGCCTGGGCGCTCTGACCGCCGAGACTCCCAAAACGATGCTCGATATCGCGGGCTCGCCGCTGATTTCGCATATTACCGACGCGCTCGCGGCGGCCGGACTGACGCACTTCATCGTCGTGGTGGGCTATTTGTCCGAGCAAATTGAAGGATGGGCGAAAACCTGGCAGCGCGAAAATCCGGAAATCAAAATCACCACCGTCAGGCAGGCGGAATTGAACGGGACCGGCGGCGCGATGCTTGCGGCGAAGGCGCATCTTGCGGGCGTGGCGCGCTTTGTCTTCGGATGGGGCGATATTCTGATGGACCGCGCGAACTACCCGCGCTTCATCCATCACGCGCGGATCGAGGAGTACGATTTGATGCTCGCGGTGAATCGCGTCAAGGATCCGTTTCGCGGCGCCGCCGTCTATGTGACCCCGCACATGATAGTCGAGCGCCTCGACGAAAAACCGGCGCCCGGGACCGCCACGACCCAATGGAACAACGCGGGACTATTCGCCAGCAGCCAGATAATTTTCGACTACCTCGCGCGGCTTCAACCGTCGGTGCGCGGAGAGCTCGAAATCCCCGGTGCAATCGCGCAAATGATCGCCGACGGCCGGGTGGTGCGCGCGGTTGATATGCGCGGATTCTGGAGCGACGTCGGCACGGCCGAAGATCTCGAGACGGCGCGCGCCTGGTTCAAGCCAAAAAGGAAGCGGCGATGA
- the gyrB gene encoding DNA topoisomerase (ATP-hydrolyzing) subunit B: MPNKQSSDGYGAESIKVLEGLEAVRKRPGMYIGDTAERGLHHLVTEIVDNSVDEALAGFCNEINVVILSDDRISVEDNGRGIPVDMHPTEKRSALEVVHTVLHAGGKFEKSAYKVSGGLHGVGASVVNALSDEFEVEVHKTGKIYFQRYERGLPKTKVEERGSTNSKGTKTTFSPDSKIFPEIKFKYEIIARYLREMAYLNAGLRIRLRDERINKAEEFHYEGGIAEYVATLSKSNEALHEVIFFKGVREGVDVEVALQWTDAIHEVIFTYANNIHTAEGGTHLSGLKSALTRTINYYATKNNLFKNKDMRLEGDDTREGLAAIVSIKIAEPQFEGQTKTKLGNSEVEGIVSGLVNEKLGEFLEKTPPVAKKIVARAVEAATAREAARKAKELVRRKGALDSGSLPGKLADCQERDPARSELYLVEGASAGGTAKEGRDRKTQAILPLRGKILNVERARIDKMLSSQELRILITALGMGIGVDKDLSKLRYHTIVIMTDADVDGSHIRTLLLTFFFRQFIEIIENGYLYVAQPPLFRAKKGKTERYLKDETALEDYLTDLGAEAVTFEAGKGKDAREFKGAALKIIVRKALFFEKMFEALERRSKERSIIASLAKLAAGKTIDDESFESEKAAKQMAEAIAKDSKNDNLVYKLEPDGEAHWRAVFSHSQNGATPPTVVDLTLLHSGELREIRRLDPELEAIKAPFKLKIGEGESTVDTLKAVAEAVLGAGQKGVDIQRYKGLGEMNPGQLWETTMNPETRAMLRVQISSREDAEEIFGTLMGDQVEPRRQFIEENALNVRNLDI; encoded by the coding sequence ATGCCAAATAAACAATCGTCCGACGGCTATGGCGCCGAGTCCATCAAGGTACTCGAAGGACTCGAAGCAGTTCGCAAACGCCCCGGGATGTACATCGGCGACACGGCCGAGCGGGGATTGCATCATCTCGTCACCGAGATCGTGGACAACTCGGTTGACGAGGCGCTGGCCGGTTTCTGCAACGAGATCAACGTCGTAATTCTCAGCGACGATCGGATTTCAGTTGAGGACAACGGCCGCGGGATTCCGGTCGATATGCATCCGACGGAAAAGCGCTCGGCGCTCGAAGTCGTGCACACGGTGCTTCACGCCGGCGGCAAGTTCGAAAAGAGCGCCTACAAGGTTTCCGGCGGACTGCATGGCGTGGGCGCGTCGGTGGTCAACGCGCTCAGCGACGAGTTCGAAGTTGAAGTTCACAAGACCGGCAAAATTTATTTTCAGCGCTACGAGCGCGGGCTTCCTAAAACGAAGGTCGAGGAGCGCGGCTCGACCAACAGCAAGGGCACCAAGACCACCTTCTCGCCCGACTCGAAGATATTTCCCGAAATAAAGTTCAAGTATGAAATCATCGCGCGTTATCTGCGCGAGATGGCGTACCTCAACGCGGGACTGCGGATCAGGCTTCGCGACGAGCGAATCAACAAGGCCGAAGAGTTTCACTACGAGGGCGGAATTGCCGAGTACGTCGCGACGCTGAGCAAGAGCAACGAAGCGCTTCACGAGGTGATTTTCTTCAAGGGCGTGCGCGAGGGCGTCGATGTCGAAGTCGCGCTGCAATGGACCGACGCGATCCACGAGGTCATTTTCACCTACGCCAACAACATTCACACCGCCGAGGGCGGGACCCATCTGTCGGGACTCAAGTCGGCGCTGACGCGAACGATCAACTATTACGCGACCAAGAACAATCTGTTCAAGAATAAGGATATGCGGCTGGAGGGCGACGACACGCGCGAGGGTCTCGCCGCGATCGTCAGCATCAAAATCGCCGAGCCGCAGTTCGAGGGCCAGACCAAGACCAAGCTCGGCAACTCCGAGGTCGAAGGAATCGTTTCGGGGCTGGTGAACGAGAAGCTCGGCGAGTTCCTGGAGAAGACACCGCCGGTGGCGAAGAAGATTGTAGCGCGCGCGGTCGAAGCCGCCACCGCGCGCGAGGCCGCGCGCAAAGCCAAGGAGTTGGTGCGGCGCAAGGGTGCGCTCGATTCGGGCTCGCTGCCCGGCAAGCTCGCGGACTGTCAGGAGCGCGACCCGGCGCGCAGCGAGTTGTACCTGGTCGAGGGCGCGTCGGCGGGCGGGACCGCCAAAGAGGGCCGCGATCGCAAAACGCAGGCGATCCTGCCGCTGCGCGGCAAAATATTGAACGTCGAGCGCGCGCGCATCGACAAGATGCTGTCGTCGCAGGAGTTGCGCATCCTGATTACGGCGCTCGGGATGGGAATCGGCGTCGACAAGGACCTGAGCAAGCTGCGCTATCACACGATCGTGATCATGACCGACGCGGACGTGGACGGCTCGCACATCCGCACGCTGCTGCTGACGTTTTTTTTCCGCCAGTTCATCGAGATTATCGAGAATGGCTATCTCTACGTCGCGCAGCCGCCGCTGTTCCGCGCGAAAAAAGGCAAGACCGAACGCTATCTCAAGGATGAAACGGCGCTGGAAGATTATCTGACCGATCTCGGCGCCGAGGCGGTGACGTTCGAAGCCGGCAAGGGCAAGGACGCGCGCGAGTTCAAGGGCGCGGCGTTGAAGATAATCGTGCGCAAGGCGCTGTTCTTCGAAAAGATGTTCGAGGCGCTGGAGCGGCGCTCGAAAGAGCGCTCGATCATCGCGTCGCTCGCCAAGCTGGCGGCCGGCAAGACGATCGATGATGAGAGTTTTGAATCCGAGAAAGCGGCGAAGCAGATGGCCGAGGCGATTGCCAAAGACTCGAAGAACGACAACCTGGTTTACAAGCTCGAGCCCGACGGCGAAGCGCATTGGCGCGCCGTGTTCAGCCATTCGCAAAACGGCGCGACGCCGCCAACCGTGGTTGACCTGACGCTGTTGCATAGCGGAGAGCTGCGCGAGATTCGCCGGCTCGATCCGGAACTCGAGGCCATCAAAGCGCCGTTCAAACTGAAGATTGGCGAAGGCGAATCGACGGTCGATACGCTCAAGGCGGTGGCGGAGGCGGTGCTCGGCGCGGGACAAAAGGGCGTGGACATCCAGCGCTACAAGGGGCTGGGCGAGATGAATCCCGGACAGCTCTGGGAGACCACGATGAACCCGGAGACGCGGGCGATGCTGCGGGTGCAGATTTCGTCGCGCGAGGACGCCGAGGAAATCTTCGGCACGTTGATGGGCGATCAGGTCGAGCCGCGGCGCCAGTTTATC
- the ribB gene encoding 3,4-dihydroxy-2-butanone-4-phosphate synthase, whose product MFGEISPRKKAPAPFISIEEALDETRRGHMIILMDDEQRENEGDLCMAAEKVTPEAINFMARFGRGLICLPMSAERIDRLGLSMMVGDNQAPLGTAFTTAITARRASGSGISAQDRSTTILQAVREDASGAEFITPGYVYPLRARDGGVLVRTGQTEGAVDLARLAGLKPAGVICEILKEDGTMARRDDLVEFAKVHGLKIVTVADIIEYRLRNETMVQRIAEAKLPTAFGEFRAMVYRNLIDHTEHLVLVMGKVDPAKPILVRAHREYLPGDVFGYSVRNTRNLLRSAMERISAAGEGVLLYLKRESNALASDFEGGRPARRATTRVNAPEADFRDYGIGAQILRDVGVRKMIIMSDATPRLANLPGYGLEVVGSVPLSTNGKQSTAAK is encoded by the coding sequence ATGTTTGGTGAGATAAGTCCCCGCAAGAAAGCCCCCGCGCCGTTCATTTCGATCGAGGAAGCGCTCGATGAAACCCGCCGCGGCCACATGATCATCCTGATGGATGACGAACAGCGGGAGAACGAGGGCGATTTGTGCATGGCCGCCGAAAAAGTCACCCCCGAGGCGATCAACTTCATGGCCAGGTTCGGGCGCGGGCTCATCTGCCTGCCCATGTCGGCCGAGCGAATAGACAGACTCGGGCTCAGCATGATGGTTGGCGACAACCAGGCGCCGCTCGGGACGGCATTCACGACGGCGATCACCGCGCGGCGAGCGTCGGGGTCGGGAATCTCGGCGCAGGATCGCTCGACCACGATTTTGCAGGCGGTGCGCGAGGACGCCAGCGGCGCCGAGTTCATCACACCCGGCTACGTCTATCCGCTGCGCGCGCGCGACGGCGGCGTGCTGGTGCGCACGGGGCAGACCGAGGGCGCGGTTGACCTCGCGCGGCTGGCGGGCCTCAAGCCGGCGGGCGTCATCTGCGAGATTCTGAAGGAAGACGGCACGATGGCGCGGCGCGACGACCTGGTCGAGTTCGCCAAAGTGCACGGGCTCAAGATTGTCACGGTCGCGGACATCATCGAGTACCGGCTGCGCAACGAGACCATGGTCCAGCGGATCGCGGAAGCGAAGCTGCCGACCGCGTTTGGCGAGTTCCGCGCGATGGTCTATCGCAACCTGATCGATCACACGGAGCACCTGGTGCTGGTGATGGGCAAGGTCGATCCGGCCAAGCCGATCCTGGTTCGGGCGCATCGCGAGTATCTGCCGGGCGACGTGTTCGGCTACTCCGTTCGCAACACCCGCAACCTGCTGCGCTCCGCGATGGAACGAATTTCGGCGGCCGGCGAAGGCGTGCTGTTGTACCTCAAGCGCGAGTCCAACGCACTGGCGTCGGATTTTGAGGGCGGGCGCCCGGCGCGCCGTGCAACTACGCGGGTCAACGCGCCCGAGGCTGATTTCCGCGATTACGGAATCGGCGCGCAGATTCTCCGCGACGTGGGTGTGCGCAAGATGATTATCATGTCCGACGCGACGCCGCGGCTTGCCAATCTGCCGGGCTACGGATTGGAGGTCGTCGGTTCGGTTCCGCTTTCAACCAACGGCAAGCAAAGCACCGCCGCCAAGTAG
- a CDS encoding protein-disulfide reductase DsbD family protein has product MISRESRLFTHGTKTRPFWRASIVSVAFALAWLVFAPAAHANPKANELVKIISATIDPPLRAGGASTLKVAAQVIAGWHINSDKPLSEDYIPTRLEVSGPASVTPGAIKYPPAKTMALEIAGADKISVFGGDIKFEAPLKAASNFAPKPGDVLTVTIDYQGCNNNECLRPASVSTTVALAAPGAAAGALEGVGTAGAKSGGIGGGDDSGAAVAAIFAHHGWFLGFLAVFLGGLALNLTPCVYPLIGVTIAYFGSQGGGHRRVMFLATVFVLGIALMFSAVGVAVAMSGGLFGAAMRNPFVLVALSMMLLTLAASSFGLFVLQPPNWMLQRAGTARPGYAGALLMGLGMGVVAAPCIGPIVLGLLLMVERSGSALFGFALFFTLALGLGVPYIGLAMAAGHIRRLPRSGQWLKWVEELFGFVLAGLALYFLDPVVPNNLMTRILPYYAAGVGIYLGFISREGRSWRPFLVLRSALGIAAVGALAIMLYPRRVPEQLRFEPFNPERLASAAQARKPVLIDFSADWCIPCREMEHSTFVDPSVVSEARRFVRMKANLTAQDKATDALTSKFEIQGVPTTMLIDSAGKVAQRKVGYIGPQEMLSELRQVD; this is encoded by the coding sequence ATGATCTCGCGCGAATCCCGATTGTTCACCCACGGCACAAAGACTCGCCCATTCTGGCGGGCCTCGATCGTATCGGTCGCCTTTGCGCTCGCCTGGCTGGTTTTCGCGCCGGCGGCGCATGCTAATCCCAAGGCGAATGAACTCGTAAAAATCATCTCGGCCACGATCGATCCTCCGCTGCGGGCCGGCGGCGCCAGCACGCTCAAGGTTGCCGCGCAGGTGATCGCGGGATGGCATATCAATTCCGACAAGCCGCTCAGCGAGGATTATATTCCGACCAGGCTCGAGGTAAGCGGCCCGGCCAGCGTGACGCCGGGCGCAATCAAGTATCCGCCTGCGAAAACAATGGCGCTCGAAATCGCGGGGGCCGACAAGATCTCGGTGTTCGGGGGCGATATCAAGTTTGAGGCGCCGCTCAAGGCGGCTTCCAACTTCGCGCCCAAGCCCGGCGACGTGCTCACGGTTACCATCGACTACCAGGGCTGCAACAACAACGAATGCCTGCGGCCGGCGTCGGTCAGCACGACGGTCGCGCTGGCGGCTCCCGGCGCGGCGGCGGGAGCGCTGGAGGGGGTAGGCACGGCAGGCGCGAAGAGCGGCGGTATCGGCGGCGGCGATGATTCCGGCGCCGCGGTCGCGGCCATCTTCGCCCATCATGGATGGTTTCTCGGCTTCCTCGCGGTATTTCTTGGCGGCCTCGCGTTGAATCTGACGCCGTGCGTCTATCCGCTAATCGGCGTGACGATCGCGTATTTCGGCAGCCAGGGCGGAGGCCATCGCCGCGTGATGTTTCTGGCGACGGTTTTCGTGCTCGGAATCGCGCTGATGTTCTCGGCGGTAGGCGTCGCCGTCGCCATGTCGGGCGGATTGTTCGGCGCTGCGATGCGCAATCCGTTCGTGCTCGTCGCGCTGTCCATGATGCTGCTGACGCTGGCGGCGTCGAGCTTCGGTTTGTTCGTCTTGCAGCCGCCGAATTGGATGCTGCAGCGCGCGGGCACGGCCCGCCCCGGATACGCGGGCGCGCTGCTGATGGGCCTGGGGATGGGCGTGGTGGCGGCGCCATGCATCGGCCCGATCGTGCTGGGTTTGCTGCTGATGGTGGAGAGAAGCGGGAGCGCACTATTCGGTTTCGCGCTGTTCTTCACGCTGGCGCTGGGACTTGGCGTTCCATATATCGGGCTGGCGATGGCGGCCGGGCACATCCGCCGCCTGCCGCGTTCGGGCCAGTGGCTTAAGTGGGTCGAGGAGCTTTTCGGGTTCGTCCTGGCCGGGCTCGCGCTCTACTTTCTCGATCCGGTCGTACCGAACAACCTGATGACTCGAATTCTGCCGTATTACGCGGCCGGTGTGGGGATTTACCTCGGCTTCATTTCGCGCGAGGGGAGAAGCTGGCGACCGTTCCTGGTGCTGAGGTCTGCGCTCGGGATAGCTGCGGTGGGAGCGCTCGCGATCATGCTCTATCCGCGCCGGGTGCCGGAGCAGCTTCGCTTCGAGCCGTTCAACCCCGAGCGGCTCGCCTCGGCGGCTCAGGCGCGCAAGCCCGTGCTGATCGATTTCAGCGCCGACTGGTGCATCCCATGCCGCGAGATGGAGCATTCGACCTTTGTCGATCCATCCGTGGTCAGCGAGGCCAGGCGCTTCGTGCGGATGAAGGCTAATCTGACCGCACAGGACAAGGCCACCGACGCGCTGACCAGCAAGTTCGAAATCCAGGGCGTGCCGACGACGATGCTGATCGATTCCGCAGGCAAAGTGGCGCAGCGCAAAGTCGGCTACATCGGCCCGCAGGAGATGCTGTCGGAGCTGCGCCAGGTCGATTGA
- the galK gene encoding galactokinase, producing MSLPDGWDAGELARAARLGGRVRAGADARIFAARAPGRVNLIGEHTDYSGLPVLPVAIDRSTIVVAAAITAAEIELANADPGWSSRRFEIEQQIPPYATGDWANYVKAAIQGVVDHFARRGRFSMPSTSVDNLRGASMVVDGRVPLAAGLSSSAALTVSTAMAFMAVNKLELDPIETATMVARSEWYVGTRAGGMDQAASILGRRDHALFIEFDPIRVRAVKMPANAALVVADSREIADKSGMVRAQYNRRVVECALAARILGHALELDGVTILGDVVRALPGWSAAELVEKLAAAAPARLGADLKEAANILGVSPSALEAELLGRGSTRIALDSSRPLEILKRARHVLSETERVIRAAEVLEAGRLDEMGKLMNASHQSLADDFECSTGRLDAVVECARRGGAFGARLTGAGFGGSIVAMCDVASADAVIESIDRGYYAKLDPGASSEESENWRAVLHAGGGASVIDLRTV from the coding sequence ATGAGTCTGCCCGACGGATGGGACGCCGGGGAGTTGGCGCGCGCTGCCCGCCTCGGCGGTCGAGTCCGCGCCGGCGCCGACGCGCGAATCTTCGCGGCCCGCGCGCCCGGTCGCGTCAATCTAATCGGCGAGCACACGGACTACAGCGGCCTGCCCGTGCTGCCGGTTGCGATCGATCGATCCACAATCGTCGTCGCCGCCGCCATCACGGCCGCCGAAATCGAACTGGCGAACGCCGACCCCGGCTGGTCCTCGCGCCGTTTTGAAATCGAACAGCAGATTCCACCGTACGCAACCGGCGATTGGGCGAACTACGTGAAGGCGGCGATCCAGGGAGTGGTCGATCATTTTGCGCGGCGCGGACGTTTTTCTATGCCCTCAACTTCAGTTGACAACCTGCGGGGCGCATCGATGGTCGTCGATGGCCGCGTGCCGCTGGCCGCGGGGCTGTCGTCGTCCGCCGCGCTCACGGTTTCGACCGCGATGGCATTCATGGCGGTCAACAAACTCGAACTCGACCCGATCGAAACCGCGACGATGGTGGCGCGCAGCGAATGGTACGTCGGGACGCGGGCGGGCGGAATGGACCAGGCGGCGTCGATTCTCGGCCGTCGCGATCATGCGCTGTTTATCGAGTTCGACCCGATCCGCGTGCGCGCAGTGAAGATGCCGGCGAACGCCGCGCTGGTCGTGGCGGATAGCCGGGAAATAGCGGACAAGTCGGGGATGGTGCGCGCGCAATACAACCGGCGGGTCGTCGAATGCGCGCTGGCGGCGCGAATTTTAGGGCACGCGCTCGAGCTCGACGGCGTGACGATCCTTGGCGACGTGGTTCGCGCATTACCCGGATGGAGCGCGGCGGAACTCGTCGAGAAACTCGCGGCAGCCGCGCCCGCGCGGCTCGGCGCAGATCTGAAAGAGGCGGCGAACATCCTGGGCGTCTCACCGTCGGCGCTTGAAGCAGAGTTGCTCGGCCGCGGATCGACTCGAATCGCGCTGGATTCAAGCCGCCCGCTGGAAATTCTGAAACGTGCGCGGCATGTCCTGAGCGAGACCGAGCGGGTGATTCGCGCGGCGGAGGTACTCGAGGCGGGGCGCCTCGATGAAATGGGAAAGCTGATGAACGCGTCGCATCAGAGTCTCGCCGATGACTTCGAATGCAGCACGGGGCGGCTCGACGCCGTGGTGGAATGCGCGCGGCGCGGGGGCGCGTTCGGCGCGCGGCTGACGGGCGCGGGTTTCGGCGGTTCGATTGTTGCGATGTGCGACGTGGCGAGCGCGGACGCGGTGATCGAATCGATCGATCGCGGATATTACGCGAAGCTGGATCCCGGCGCGTCGAGTGAAGAAAGCGAAAATTGGCGGGCCGTGTTGCACGCGGGCGGGGGCGCGAGCGTGATCGATTTACGCACGGTGTGA